In Dendrosporobacter quercicolus, a single genomic region encodes these proteins:
- a CDS encoding TetR/AcrR family transcriptional regulator produces MTENGQLPDTRAVIVEKSRELFLSLGYHKTTMRNIAEAAGISTGPLYFYFRNKPEVFFHICNDSFQCLIDELRCPAQAQNHAGNRLRDIYYAYKKFYYQEPQRFEMIHLAINPMSGIGLPPELITDCTKKHKKSYSSWRT; encoded by the coding sequence ATGACCGAAAATGGCCAACTGCCAGATACGCGGGCTGTGATTGTGGAAAAGTCTCGGGAGTTGTTTTTATCGCTCGGTTATCATAAAACGACGATGCGCAATATTGCTGAAGCCGCGGGGATTTCAACCGGACCGTTGTACTTTTATTTCCGCAATAAGCCGGAAGTGTTTTTTCACATTTGTAACGATTCTTTTCAATGCCTTATTGATGAACTCCGTTGTCCAGCTCAGGCTCAAAACCACGCCGGTAATCGTCTCAGGGATATCTATTACGCCTATAAAAAGTTTTATTATCAGGAGCCGCAGCGATTTGAAATGATACACCTGGCCATCAATCCCATGTCAGGCATTGGCCTGCCCCCGGAATTGATCACAGATTGCACCAAAAAGCACAAGAAATCGTATTCATCATGGAGGACGTGA
- a CDS encoding DNA alkylation repair protein produces the protein MAKSNELGYALWNTGYHEAKLLAVLVFDRKTFTLQEAEQLMSHVFSWDLCDHLCKVF, from the coding sequence ATCGCAAAATCAAATGAGCTTGGCTATGCATTGTGGAACACGGGGTATCACGAGGCAAAACTTTTAGCAGTTTTGGTGTTTGACAGAAAAACCTTTACCTTGCAAGAAGCCGAGCAATTAATGAGCCATGTTTTTTCATGGGATTTATGTGACCATCTTTGTAAAGTCTTTTGA
- a CDS encoding GNAT family N-acetyltransferase: MMKNDNIVLESIDEHMNGLIWFLNHDDCLAEALGSNRSVKISKQDFMETNKKWAAENCADLFAIVLEKKAIGMISLSHQDASSHIAQIGYWLGANIGIKDTQAKLFNLSWI; this comes from the coding sequence TTGATGAAAAATGATAACATCGTTCTCGAATCTATTGATGAACATATGAATGGGCTTATATGGTTTCTTAATCATGATGATTGTTTGGCTGAAGCTTTAGGTTCGAATCGCTCTGTTAAGATATCCAAACAGGATTTTATGGAAACCAATAAAAAATGGGCTGCTGAGAACTGCGCCGATTTATTTGCGATTGTTCTAGAGAAAAAAGCGATAGGGATGATATCGCTAAGTCATCAGGATGCGAGCAGCCATATCGCCCAAATTGGTTATTGGCTGGGAGCCAATATTGGAATAAAGGATACGCAAGCAAAGCTTTTCAACTTATCGTGGATTTGA